A region from the Afifella aestuarii genome encodes:
- a CDS encoding DUF2177 family protein yields MPTSLTAYIATAIVFFGLDFVWLSQMGGTFYKDRLGDLMAAKPDLAVAGLFYLVYVFGIIYFAVWPAINGGGWTTALVAGAILGFIAYGTYDMTNLATLRDWPASVSIVDICWGTFLTGFSALIGYLLTRWIS; encoded by the coding sequence ATGCCCACATCTCTCACCGCCTACATTGCGACGGCAATCGTCTTCTTCGGCCTCGATTTCGTGTGGCTGAGCCAGATGGGCGGCACCTTCTACAAGGACCGGCTGGGCGACCTGATGGCGGCAAAACCCGATCTCGCCGTCGCCGGCCTTTTCTATCTCGTCTATGTCTTCGGCATCATCTATTTCGCCGTCTGGCCGGCCATCAACGGCGGCGGCTGGACGACGGCCCTCGTCGCCGGCGCCATCCTCGGCTTCATCGCCTACGGCACCTACGACATGACCAACCTCGCCACCCTGCGCGATTGGCCGGCCTCCGTCAGCATCGTCGACATCTGCTGGGGCACCTTCCTCACCGGCTTCTCGGCGCTGATCGGCTATCTTCTGACCCGCTGGATCAGCTGA
- a CDS encoding NAD(P)/FAD-dependent oxidoreductase: MQRFVNDGPETATGEAEGGKVAVIGSGISGLSAAWLLRRSGRQVVLYEAEGRPGGHSNTVVLPPDKGGIAVDTGFIVYNSANYPNLVAMFEHLGVATEASDMSFAASLDGGRLEYSGTGLNGLFGQRSNLVKPRFWSMLRDLLRFYREAPALIGQERALSLTLGDYLSEERYGEPFVKDHLLPMAAAIWSTTAEEMRAYPVLAFVRFFVSHGLLQLKDRPAWRTVSGGSREYVARMLDGFGADLRLGTPVVEVTRQADGVTVVDDTGNRDRFAAVVIAGHGDQALKMLGDADAEERATLSAFSYTQNRAVLHQDARLMPRRQRVWSSWNYVGETVAETAEGADPKLCVTYWMNRLQNLDPACPLFVTLNPVREPAAESVIEEFSYQHPLFNSAALQAQRELWRLQGRRNTFFCGSYFGYGFHEDGLQAGLAAAEALSGARRPWNVAAQSGRITLSPHLEMAQ, encoded by the coding sequence ATGCAGCGATTCGTGAATGACGGGCCGGAAACGGCGACCGGGGAGGCCGAGGGCGGCAAGGTCGCGGTGATCGGCAGTGGGATTTCGGGCCTCTCGGCCGCCTGGCTCTTGCGCCGGAGCGGGCGGCAGGTCGTGCTTTATGAGGCCGAGGGGCGGCCGGGCGGGCATTCCAACACCGTGGTGCTGCCGCCGGACAAGGGCGGGATCGCGGTCGATACCGGCTTCATCGTCTACAACTCCGCCAATTATCCCAATCTCGTCGCCATGTTCGAGCATCTCGGCGTGGCGACGGAGGCCTCCGACATGTCGTTTGCCGCCTCGCTCGACGGGGGGCGGCTGGAATATTCCGGCACCGGCCTCAACGGGCTCTTCGGCCAGCGCAGCAATCTCGTGAAGCCGCGATTCTGGTCGATGCTGCGCGATCTCTTACGCTTCTACCGCGAGGCGCCGGCGCTGATCGGACAGGAGAGGGCGCTTTCTCTGACGCTCGGGGATTACCTGTCCGAAGAGCGTTACGGCGAGCCTTTCGTCAAAGACCATCTTCTGCCGATGGCGGCGGCGATCTGGTCGACGACGGCGGAGGAAATGCGCGCCTATCCGGTTCTCGCTTTCGTGCGCTTTTTCGTGAGCCACGGCCTGTTGCAGCTGAAGGACCGGCCGGCCTGGCGCACGGTGAGTGGTGGCAGCCGCGAATATGTGGCGCGCATGCTCGATGGCTTCGGCGCCGACCTTCGGCTCGGCACGCCGGTCGTCGAGGTGACGCGGCAGGCGGACGGTGTCACCGTCGTCGACGACACGGGCAACCGGGACCGCTTTGCGGCCGTCGTGATCGCAGGTCACGGCGACCAGGCGCTCAAAATGCTGGGCGATGCCGATGCGGAGGAGCGCGCCACGCTGTCGGCCTTCTCCTACACGCAGAACCGCGCCGTTCTGCACCAGGATGCGCGCCTGATGCCGCGGCGTCAGCGCGTGTGGTCGAGCTGGAACTATGTCGGCGAGACGGTTGCGGAGACGGCGGAGGGAGCAGACCCGAAACTGTGCGTCACCTATTGGATGAACCGGCTGCAGAACCTCGATCCGGCCTGTCCGCTGTTCGTGACGCTCAATCCGGTGCGCGAGCCGGCTGCCGAGAGCGTGATCGAAGAGTTTTCTTATCAGCATCCGCTGTTCAATTCGGCCGCCTTGCAGGCGCAGCGCGAGCTCTGGCGTCTGCAGGGACGCCGCAACACCTTCTTCTGCGGCTCCTATTTCGGTTACGGCTTCCACGAGGACGGGCTGCAGGCCGGGCTTGCCGCCGCCGAGGCGCTTTCCGGGGCGCGCCGGCCGTGGAACGTTGCCGCACAATCTGGTCGGATCACGCTTTCGCCCCATCTTGAGATGGCGCAATGA